Within the Rosa rugosa chromosome 2, drRosRugo1.1, whole genome shotgun sequence genome, the region CTTCTTCCTTTTATTCCGATAGGTTAGGTCAAATTCGATTCCCTCAATAAAATGCTGTTTTATGTTTCTTTAACAATTTTGACTTGGTCCGATATAGGTATTTTGTGAGTTTTGTTGATAGAAATTGTACTTTTATAGTTTCTTTAACCATTTTGACTTGGTCCGATTTAGGTATTTTGTGAGTTTTGTTGATAGAAATTGTACTTTTATAGTTTCTTTAACCATTTTGACTTGGTCCGATTTAGGTATTTTGTGAGTTTTGTTGATAGAAATTGTACTTTTATAGTTTCTTTAACAATTTTAACTTGGTCCAATTTAGGCATTTTATGAGTTTTGTTCATAGAAAATATACTATAAGCTACTCTCACAAATTAATGTGAAATATATCAAACATTAAATAACATTGAAGTGTAGTAGTTCATTAGCATTTCACATATTAGTTCATACATGAAAGAAATAATTTGGAGAACGTGAAGACCCCTAACTTTCTATCCCccgccaaaaaaaagaaaaagaaaaaagaacaaaaaccctataagtccaaaaaaaaaaaaaacttagcgTCTCTAAGGTTGAGAGGAGTCTGCCTTCTCTGAGATTGGTGGTGTGATGGCTGAGGCTATGACATCAAGACTGGCAGCAGCGATTACGCTAACGGACGAGGCTGTGGTAGAGTTTGATGAAGCCGGAGCAGCGGCGGTGGCCgattcttttttctatttggttgGTCGGATGGTCATACCTAGGGCAGAAGACAAGTTTGGTCAGCCTAGGGAAATGGCAGCAGTGTGGGGGATGCGTGATCGTTTGTTGATCACAAAGCTGGAGGGGGACAATTTTCAGTTTCGGTTCCGAGTGAGGGAGGAAGGGCAAAGGGTGCTATACGGTGGTCCCTGGCATTTTAAAGGTCGGATGTTGCTGTTGGCGGAATACGACAGGATTGGAGATCCGGAATCTGTCCCTCTGTACTCATTGGAGACCTAGGTGGTGATGTGTTGTCTTCCATTGCGACTCCAGACGGAGGTGTCTTTGATGTTGATCGGATCTTCCATAGGGCGATATCTCTAGGCTAGGCAATATGTACTGCATTGTGGCCTTCCGAAGCAATGTTTTTAGGTGCTCTTGGATGTTCGCCGGCATTTATGAGCGCGGCGCACGTTCAGCTTCACAACATCTGCAATGGTGGAGGTGCACTGCCCTACGAGAAGGTGAAAGGGTGGTGTCGGGGCTGCGGGTTGTTAGACCATGGTGGCCAGATCTGCGGCCAACTCCTTAGCAAGAAGACTAGCAATGCGGCGGCGATAAAGTTTTTCTCTTCTAAGAAAATGGAATGTGGTTTGAGTTCTGCAAGTGGTGGCACTTCGGGTTCAAACCCTAAGGTTAGTGCTTCTACACCTGGTTCCATAAAGTTAGGGCTAACGTCATATGCCCTAGGGCTAACGTCAGCAAATGGAAAACAGCCAAGCTTGGCTGAAATTGTGGACCGGTCTTTGGAGCTCCTGAAGGCGGTGTAGGTATATATGGAATGCACCTGCCTCTTCTATGCAGGGAGCTGCGCTAGCGGTGGTGGTTATGGCCACAGAGGTGCAATTGAGTGGTGTAAAGCATTTAGCTGGATCGGATTATGTTCAACTTGGAAAGAAGGCTAAGCTTAAGGCAGATTCGTCTAAGCTGATTTCAGACTACCCAACAATAAGGGCGTGGTGAGGGTCTCTCCTACCAAGGTTCGAAAACCTAGAGTGAAAAGCAAGAGGACCCCTTGCAAATTAGATGTGAGTGAAGGGGTTACTATTATTGGTTGCTACTTTGATGGACTCCAATGATGCTACATTGGAGGCTAATGAGGTGGAAACTGATGAGGTAAGTGAGGTCCCTCTTCTTTTAGAGATAGGCCGGTTTTAGCTCAGGAATGAGATATGTCGCTAAGAATGCCCAAGATATCATTTCCTTTGATTTTCTAGGATGTTTTAGGGTAGTTTTTGGCTGAGCTTCATGATCTTTAAAAATGTTGAATTATTGAGGTAGTGACTCTTTTAACAGTTCCACCGAAATGGATCGTTTTGCCTTTGACTTTCTAGGATGTTTTTGGGTAGTTTTTTGCTGAGCTTCATGATCTTTGAAAATGTTGAATTACTTAGGTAGTGACTCTTTTAACAATCCCACCGAAACGAATCGTTATGTATAATTTCGCTGATCAATGAAATAAGTTGACGTGAttcttttaaaaagaaaaaaaaattgtcgtCACAGTTTTATATTAATAGTTTATAATAACAGACAATAATTTTTAAGTGGAAtttgatatatgtatatagaaACCTTTCAATATACACAACTAGCTAGCTCCTATAAATTCTTGAGCAAATTAAAGAGGCAGGTCACATCAGCCCCAACTTGGTGCACATGGAAAATTCTTTAGGGAACACAATTAAAGAGCTAGCTCCCCAACATGCCACTCCTAAAAATATATGCAGTATATCATAATTTCATTGTCACTCTTCTCAAAAACATATATtacccttttctctctctcctctccctctATATATACTCAACGTTTTCTCACTTCCCCCTTCAAACCTCTCAGTACAAATAATATTCTCACCCAAGTTTCTTTCTCTCTGATCATAATATTACTGAAATGGCTCCAAAGGGAGACAATGTTGTAGTCTCTAACATAAAGCTTGAGAGGATTTTTAGCATGAAAGGAGGCAAAGGAGAAGCCAGCTATGCCAACAATTCCCAAGCGCAGGTTGGTCCAATTATTATGAAAGTATTAAACCATTAAACACCTAATTTGTTGTTTAAATATTTATTGTGTTCTTAAATGATTTTCAGGCCATACATGCAAGATCTATGCTTCACCTTCTCAAAGAAACCCTAGACAGTGTTCAGCTGAGCTCCCCCGATGTTCCCTTTGTGGTTGTGGACTTGGGGTGCTCGAGCGGAAGCAACACCATCTACATCGTCGATGTGATCATCAAGCACATTACCAAGCGCTACGAGGCCTCCGGGATTGACCCGCCGGAGTTCTCAGCGTTTTTCTCCGACCTCCCTAGCAATGATTTCAACACTCTCTTCCAGCTCCTCCCTCCTCTGGCCAACTACGGGGCCGGGAGCATGGAGGAGTGCCTCGCCGCAGATAACCACCGCTCGTACTTTGCGGCCGGGGTTCCGGGTTCCTTTTACCGGAGGCTTTTCCCGTCCAGGTCCATTGACCTCTTTCACTCGGCGTTTTCCTTGCATTGGCTTTCTCAGGTGAATATTGTTCATTATTGGTCAGAATTGCTTTATCGTTTTTTTTTACTGCATTTTATAATATGACCAACTACAAAATTCTAGGTTGGTGATGACATATATTTGAAACCCGATCGATTGTTTCCGAGGATCTCATAATAAATGAATATGCCGCActttaagaaaaagaaagtaaaagaaaCGTATTATAcatttcctatatatatatatatatatatatatatatatatatatatatatatatgcaacaaTACATTTCCTATATTTAACatgagagattattcagagcaccgccgtgcacttgcaccaacataaatgaatggttagattgcattaaatacacttttataagggttgggttacttgcaccgtcggtgcatagaataatttccaattTAACATCTGTTTTTTATAGCCGGCTTTGAGTAGGTCAAAAGTTAAATGCCAAAAAAAATTATGGTCTTCGGGGTTAGGAGAAAGTAGCTAAGTTCGTAAAAGCCAGTAATAATTGTTTTGAAACAGAAACATTATTTTTATCCCTCTGTCAATTTGTactaattttctctttttcaatCACATCATTAATTTAGTAATCTCTACCTTCTATGATATTATGATGTATCTGTTCTTATTGTATATTGTTTGCGAAACTCATAGTTAGATTAGCTAATCAACTCACTAACTAAGCTAGAGTTACTGGTACTTTTGAATTAGGGTTCTTAATCACAAAATCATTTCTTCCAACTTTCAACTTTCAAGCATGCCTAAAGCAATTTATCCTATTGTCCCAAGAATTATTATGTATACACATTTCGACTTGTCCTGAAAAAGACTGAATGCATTTGATCGAGGCAATAAAGTCAAGTGGGTTGGACCAAAAATGATCAAACAAAAGCACTGTGAGCCTGCTGGATTTCTTGAAGAATCTAGACAGAAGATATATAGCTCATGAGAGTGATCTTACTACTTTATGCAAATGCATGCTTTGTTCTGGTGTGTCCCGTGTAGTCAAAATTGAAAGCTAACTATTCTATACTACGTATACAAATACGTATGTTGGACATACAGGTGCCGGAGAGTGTGGTGGACAAGCGATCGACGGCGTACAACAAAGGGAGGGTGTTCATCCACGGCGCGGAGGAGTGCACGGCCAAGGCTTACAAGAAGCAGTATCAAACAGACCTAGCGAGCTTCCTGCGAGCAAGATCAAAGGAGATGAAGAAAGGTGGCTCCATGTTCCTTGTTTGCCTCGGCAGGACCTCCGTCGACCCCACCGACCAGGGTGGTCCCGGCATTCTCTTCGGGACCCACTTTCAGGATGCCTGGGACGATCTTCTCCAAGAGGTACTCCTTTACTCTCAATGCTAGCCTAGGGTCAATAACCAAATACTACTGTATACATGTTAATGTATAAACCTATGACTAGGTAATTGTCATTGCCTTCTGCTTCTTGGCAGACCAAAAGCAAGCACACACCATCAAGAACCAGAGGGTACCAAAATCCTAATGTTGTGAGACGATTTTGTAGTTGTTTAGAGTATGCTTTACTTCGGACTTTCTAGATGTTTATAGTCGTTAGATCTTGAATTCGATAATTGAATTCGTAAAGAGTAACGTATTCCGGAGAGTCGTAGCATTTTATTTCACTTCATCTCTTTCTTCTTATAGAGCGCGAGAAAGGAAGGATGGGGTTGATGATGACTTTGATACGAAAGATAGATATGCAACGTTAGGTGTTATTGATTTCACAAGACCTAATTATGCGTTTTCACTGGTCATGATTAAGTTACACTAATTCTAGCCGTTTGATGCTCTCACTAAAGTTAATCAATATCCCTCAATTTGTTGATTACTACATACTGTCGGCAAATGGAATAATAACAACATTGGCTCGTGGATGGCCCATACATACACTATATCGATCATTGATGAGTTGGATAGTAATGTCTTATATCAAAGAAAAAAGGGTCAATGTTCATCATcgtaaaaatatattaaaagaaAACTGCCTTCAGCTTAGAATGTTCATGAACTCCTCTCCATCAATCAAGTACCATTCTAAACCGACTGGTACAGTTGATTATTAATACAAGATCTTCATGGTCTCTGTGTGTGGCTGACATTCCATGCAGTAAATACTTATCTTTTATCTTTCAAATTAAATGAATAAATAAACGTACTGTTTTTGATTGCAGGGGCTTATCACTTGTGAGAAACGTGACACTTTCAACATTCCGGTATATGCATCAAGTTTACAAGACTTTAAGGAAGTTGTAGAAGCCGACGGCTCATTCACCATTAACAAGCTTGAGATTTTCAAAGGAGGGAGCCCCCTTGTGGTGAACCAGCCCGATGATGCAGCTGAAGTAGGTCGAGCCCTCGCCAACAGCTGCCGGAGTGTGGCTGGAGTCCTCGTCGATGCACACATCGGGGAGAAGCTCAGCGGTGAACTATTTTCACGAGTAGAAAAGAGAGGCACATCACATGCCAAAGAGCTGCTAGAGAAGCTACAATTCTATCACATAGTGGCTTCACTTTCTTTTTCATGAGTAATGTTAAAGTAATTTATTTTGTTGTCTACAATGTGATTTACGAATGCAGTACAaatagttttattttatttttattgcgCAGTAGTTGGGGAAAGAAGTAGATAACACGAAAGATAAAAAAGAGAATTAAGAGGGTTGGCTCAATCCTCTTCTTTGTCTCCGTCttttgtgtgtttgtttgtgctATTATTGACTGCAGTAGTCATTATTTATATACTCGATGGGCTTTATGACTATGTGTTCCTTTGAAGAAAACAATTGGGCAACTCTGTTCACTTTGGCTCCTTTATAGCTTATTATTATGTTCTCTGCATCATATGATATAGCACAGCTAGTTGTATGAATGAGGAGTCTACATTCACTTTGCTTCCACTAAAGCTAGCTTCTGTTTTACCAAACAGCTTTTGAAATACCATTTGAATAGTTGGACTTTTGTTGATAGATCCTCAAcctaatttaatttttcattttttttgaaCAAAGTGATGGGCTGCTAGTGAGCAATGTTAGTTATTTCAGTTGCAATTAAACTAAAccttaattatttaaataaaataaacctCAATAGTTGGGTTCTTTTGTAAAGTTGTAAACTTGTTTCCAgaccaaaaagagagagaaaaaagaaaagaaaaaaacaataacTTATAATTAACTTGAATCATACATGTagcaatttctttattttttatggTACAGTGTACACATTCACCATTAAACTAAACAGTTTAC harbors:
- the LOC133732815 gene encoding indole-3-acetate O-methyltransferase 1, with translation MASNDMNIGESKNGKNGWKVEDNDGSNSKSQGDNVVVSNIKLERIFSMKGGKGEASYANNSQAQAIHARSMLHLLKETLDSVQLSSPDVPFVVVDLGCSSGSNTIYIVDVIIKHITKRYEASGIDPPEFSAFFSDLPSNDFNTLFQLLPPLANYGAGSMEECLAADNHRSYFAAGVPGSFYRRLFPSRSIDLFHSAFSLHWLSQVPESVVDKRSTAYNKGRVFIHGAEECTAKAYKKQYQTDLASFLRARSKEMKKGGSMFLVCLGRTSVDPTDQGGPGILFGTHFQDAWDDLLQEGLITCEKRDTFNIPVYASSLQDFKEVVEADGSFTINKLEIFKGGSPLVVNQPDDAAEVGRALANSCRSVAGVLVDAHIGEKLSGELFSRVEKRGTSHAKELLEKLQFYHIVASLSFS